From Brassica oleracea var. oleracea cultivar TO1000 chromosome C3, BOL, whole genome shotgun sequence, a single genomic window includes:
- the LOC106336388 gene encoding probable serine/threonine-protein kinase DDB_G0278509 yields the protein MAAALECWSSRAGAGDALDDDLVDQVLMRTHDRSESLITSPPETALNVEGSAPVLDQSSSAMQKRFQRLSRNVSGAIASLKNSLSLDSARDNNNQSGGGGGGGGGPSPRADVGGGRKLLWATVVRNLAKMYPGSQLPEKLVSNLKKHYDSLPFSYSQAGFDMKEVFLHVKLIEQASGDDNPVFMIQEVSSEGARGSVLRLTFACNSSLSWSTMSGALDGASISCKKLQIFEKKGLTLGVVLLLDQSGQESLFKIRVENALKSVTRKPRPTSTSVKLPFGLCGCQEQNGGVGELGGVEEESIQHGNRLGVESMNSVIQLQVPLPSSSFAVSVDEWQTIKSGGGEIGKWLLSSDSFEFGDQIGPSSFKGIFRGKRVAIEKLKGCDKGNSYEFEIRKDFLELMTCGHKSILQFYGVCIDENHGLCVVTKLMEGGSLHELMLKNKKLQSKQILRIAVDIAEGLKFVNDHGVAYRDLNAQRILLDKHGNACLGDIGIVTACKSFGEAVEYETDGYRWLAPEIIAGDPENTRETWMSNAYSFGMVLWEMVTGEAAYASCSPVQAAVGIAACGLRPEIPKECPQALRTLMINCWNNSPSKRPNFSDIHSSLLRAMSR from the exons ATGGCTGCAGCTCTGGAGTGCTGGTCAAGCCGCGCCGGAGCCGGAGACGCTCTCGACGACGATCTAGTGGATCAGGTCCTCATGCGCACTCACGACAGGTCCGAGTCGCTCATCACCTCTCCCCCCGAGACGGCTCTGAACGTCGAAGGATCCGCGCCGGTTCTCGATCAGAGCTCGTCGGCTATGCAGAAGCGGTTTCAGCGTCTCAGCCGCAACGTGTCCGGCGCGATTGCGTCGCTTAAGAACTCGCTCAGTCTCGATTCAGCTCGGGACAACAACAACCAGAGCGGCGGCGGCGGAGGAGGAGGAGGAGGTCCGTCTCCGAGAGCGGATGTCGGCGGCGGGAGGAAGCTACTGTGGGCGACTGTAGTGAGGAACCTCGCTAAGATGTATCCTGGGAGTCAGTTACCGGAGAAGCTCGTTTCGAATCTCAAGAAGCATTACGATTCCTTGCCTTTCAG TTATAGTCAGGCTGGTTTCGATATGAAGGAAGTCTTTCTACACGTGAAGCTGATAGAGCAAGCTTCTGGAGATGATAATCCCGTCTTTATGATTCAAGAAGTGTCTAGTGAAGGAGCTCGAGGCTCAGTTCTCAGGCTCACGTTCGCTTGTAACTCTTCTCTTTCGTGGTCAACCATGTCGGGGGCTCTTGATGGTGCTTCGATTAGCTGCAAGAAGTTACAGATCTTTGAGAAGAAAGGGTTGACTCTCGGTGTTGTTCTTCTTCTGGACCAGTCTGGACAAGAGAGTTTGTTTAAAATTCGTGTAGAGAACGCCCTCAAGTCTGTGACTAGAAAGCCAAGACCGACATCGACTTCCGTTAAGCTCCCTTTTGGGCTTTGTGGCTGTCAAGAGCAGAACGGTGGTGTAGGGGAACTTGGTGGTGTTGAAGAAGAGTCCATTCAACATGGTAATAGGCTAGGGGTAGAGAGTATGAACAGTGTGATCCAGCTTCAAGTTCCACTTCCGAGTTCTTCGTTCGCTGTATCAGTAGATGAATGGCAGACCATAAAATCAGGTGGGGGTGAGATCGGAAAATGGCTGTTGAGTTCCGATAGTTTTGAGTTTGGTGATCAGATTGGACCGAGTTCTTTCAAAGGAATCTTCCGAGGGAAAAGGGTGGCAATCGAGAAACTAAAAGGTTGTGATAAGGGGAACTCATACGAGTTTGAGATCAGGAAAGATTTCTTGGAGCTGATGACGTGTGGACACAAGAGCATTCTGCAGTTCTACGGCGTTTGCATCGACGAGAACCACGGATTATGCGTTGTGACGAAGCTGATGGAAGGCGGGTCACTCCATGAACTGATGTTGAAGAACAAGAAGCTTCAAAGTAAGCAGATACTGCGGATCGCTGTTGACATAGCCGAAGGGCTGAAGTTTGTGAATGATCATGGTGTTGCGTATAGGGATCTTAACGCACAAAGAATACTGCTGGATAAACATGGCAACGCATGTTTGGGGGATATTGGAATAGTTACAGCTTGTAAGAGCTTTGGTGAGGCCGTGGAGTACGAAACTGATGGCTATCGATGGCTTGCACCTGAG ATTATAGCTGGTGACCCGGAGAACACAAGAGAGACTTGGATGAGCAATGCTTATAGTTTCGGGATGGTGCTGTGGGAGATGGTAACAGGAGAGGCTGCTTACGCCTCTTGCTCGCCTGTGCAGGCGGCTGTTGGGATAGCCGCTTGTGGCCTAAGACCGGAGATCCCAAAGGAGTGCCCTCAAGCTCTCAGAACTCTGATGATCAATTGCTGGAACAACTCTCCCTCCAAACGCCCCAACTTCTCCGATATACATAGCTCGTTGCTCCGCGCCATGTCACGCTAA
- the LOC106331746 gene encoding uncharacterized protein At5g39865-like isoform X1, which produces MWRPWRKSSVKIHNTFSPTASFKDIHHLCTTDDSSSFPSSPCASPSSSPNHVSRVFHRVCAANLILRSWPTRPSNNLLRADSEPIRRNPEPDPKQSKPEPDAIRISIPGAESSIVVYFTSLRVVRPTFEACRAVTAILRSFLVRIDERDLSMDASFAAELDRIFGSGDKDFPKTPKLPRVFIGGRYVGGAEEVKQLHEIGELKKLVQELPRVEPCVCETCGGHRFVPCNACHGSHKVHTEKLGFSTCSACNENGLVRCSSCSFPHLTPDS; this is translated from the exons ATGTGGCGGCCGTGGCGTAAATCGTCGGTTAAGATTCACAACACCTTCTCTCCCACCGCCTCCTTCAAAGACATCCACCACCTCTGCACCACCGACGATTCATCTTCCTTCCCTTCATCTCCTTGCGCTTCTCCCTCTTCCTCTCCTAACCACGTTTCTAGAGTCTTCCACCGAGTCTGCGCCGCGAATTTGATCCTCCGTTCCTGGCCGACTCGTCCGTCTAACAACCTCCTCCGCGCAGATTCCGAGCCTATACGTCGCAATCCCGAACCGGATCCGAAGCAATCGAAACCCGAACCGGATGCTATACGTATTTCAATCCCCGGCGCGGAGAGCAGCATCGTCGTCTACTTCACCAGCCTCCGCGTCGTTCGTCCCACGTTCG AAGCCTGCCGAGCCGTCACCGCGATCCTCCGCAGCTTCCTCGTGCGAATCGACGAGCGAGATCTCTCGATGGACGCGTCGTTCGCAGCCGAGCTGGACCGGATCTTCGGCAGCGGCGACAAGGATTTTCCGAAGACGCCGAAGCTGCCGCGAGTCTTTATCGGCGGCCGTTACGTCGGGGGAGCTGAGGAGGTGAAACAGCTTCACGAGATCGGAGAGCTGAAGAAGCTCGTGCAAGAGCTGCCGAGGGTTGAGCCATGCGTGTGCGAGACGTGCGGCGGTCACAGATTCGTACCGTGCAACGCCTGTCACGGTAGCCATAAGGTGCACACGGAGAAGCTAGGGTTTAGCACGTGCTCGGCCTGTAACGAGAACGGTCTCGTCAGGTGTTCGTCTTGTTCGTTTCCGCATCTCACGCCTGACTCCTAG
- the LOC106329158 gene encoding rab3 GTPase-activating protein catalytic subunit-like isoform X1: MASTSRPNPLEEDDDETEEEVQHFADFTLASSWERFISDIEAICRQWLADGPKNLVEKGAVAMEDSKNLFKVRNDLRSVTKSYCMEFYFRIEDNGNQQAGFGDWNSGLHDLQLCFGVKDFLLIAPQSASGVLLDAPESSKLLSAVAIALSNCASLWPAFVPVHDPSRKAYIGIQNMGTVFTRRFEADLIGSQVPMKLMHLEGLYELFVSKFVYSGVDFSIHNFKVHFMMRLKYQTFTSDEEDEESDMDEYMGDKADTEEHSGSESRNKVNWDDDCPWNEWYSAEDLLKGFELVATWADRTVENTLEMAELENDSPHEAEKWILRPILSPYLGEPSHGKRIGFASQLLCLVEALDASFIAQFMEDFVSVENQSSESLKTSVVIPPPTALDRVIKDLFHQGFKLPDFTKGEHRLSRALKAAPLESLFTQFCLHSLWFGNCNIRAIAFLWVEFVREVRWCWEESQPLPKMPIDGSIDLSTCLINQKLHLLAICIEKKCEMNEEFLDCIGSEEDSSEASDPVEEHHKVDETRNASSEEDLLRKRDSSITEDSSDRLRYEMDTESINSVNQGPTHAIRRGSAGPVGTMMLLKSHERLHAPFTQDPPLMTEDMHEERLQAVEAFGDSLNVPGQLEKDILLSDMSAFKAANPDAVFEDFIRWHSPGDWESSEPETAEESAGSITEDSEDKWPPHGRLSQRMSDQGNLWRKSWNDAPALPADDQKPLLDPNREGEKILHYLETVRPHQLLEQMVCTAFRGSADTLNLTNFGDMKQMTSKLEQLYLIIRSTLGVLQRNNVPDREETVKDLRRLCVVFEHVEKLVTVAASLHRKFLEVPRLAQGIFSDFYGTYDPVIMGINSNDEENKNRTEMEVGSQEVSMRERQVVSHLFSPPSANQSWRKVLSMGNLLNGHEPVLREIIFSTGDDVNNGIHYAAAADVAASGDGRGEEIETHRMYVSGTSNDLRVALSVTSCD; encoded by the exons ATGGCTTCGACGAGCAGACCGAATCCTCTCGAAGAAGATGATGACGAAACGGAAGAAGAG GTGCAACATTTCGCTGACTTTACTCTTGCGTCTTCCTGGGAAAG GTTCATTTCAGATATTGAAGCAATCTGTCGTCAATGGTTAGCCGATGGTCCCAAAAACCTCGTG GAAAAGGGTGCTGTTGCTATGGAGGATTCCAAGAATCTGTTTAAGGTTAGAAACGACTTGAGAAGTGTGACAAAGAGCTATTGCATGGAGTTCTACTTCCGAATTGAAGATAATGGCAACCAACAAG CGGGATTTGGTGATTGGAACAGTGGTTTACATGATCTCCAGCTTTGCTTTGGGGTGAAAGATTTTCTG TTGATTGCTCCACAAAGTGCCAGTGGGGTGCTTCTTGATGCACCAGAGTCTAGCAAGCTTCTGAGTGCCGTTGCTATTGCTTTGTCTAACTGTGCCAG CTTGTGGCCAGCCTTTGTGCCTGTGCATGACCCTTCACGGAAAGCATATATTGGGATCCAGAATATGGGCACTGTTTTTACTAGAAGATTTGAAGCAGATCTTATTGGTAGTCAAGTCCCTATGAAACTCATGCACCTAGAAGGACTATATGAGTTGTTTGTTTCTAAATTT GTTTATTCTGGAGTGGACTTCTCGATCCATAATTTCAAAGTTCATTTTATGATGAGGCTAAAATACCAAACCTTCACATCTGACGAGGAGGATGAGGAAAGTGATATGGATGAATATATGGGTGACAAAGCTGACACTGAAGAACACAGTGGCTCTGAGTCTCGCAACAAGGTTAACTGGGACGATGATTGTCCTTGGAATGAGTGGTACTCTGCTGAAGATCTACTTAAAG GATTCGAATTGGTGGCCACATGGGCTGACAGGACTGTAGAAAACACACTTGAGATGGCTGAACTTGAAAATGATTCACCCCATGAAGCTGAGAAGTGGATTTTACGCCCAATCCTCTCACCATATCT GGGTGAGCCTTCTCATGGGAAACGAATTGGTTTTGCTTCCCAACTACTTTGCTTGGTTGAAGCATTAGATGCGTCCTTCATAGCTCAGTTTATGGAGGATTTCGTGTCAG TGGAAAATCAAAGCTCTGAAAGTTTGAAGACCTCAGTGGTCATACCTCCTCCAACAGCTCTTGATCGGGTGATTAAAGATCTCTTTCATCAGG GATTTAAACTCCCAGATTTTACTAAAGGCGAACACAGGCTTTCTCGAGCTCTTAAGGCTGCACCACTTGAATCCCTGTTTACACAGTTCTGTTTGCACTCACTGTGGTTCGGCAACTGCAATATCCGTG CCATTGCCTTTCTCTGGGTAGAGTTTGTCCGTGAAGTTCGTTGGTGTTGGGAAGAGTCACAGCCGCTGCCAAAAATGCCAATTGACGGTTCTATTGATTTGTCCACTTGTTTGATCAACCAGAAGTTGCACCTG CTTGCAATTTGCATTGAGAAAAAGTGTGAAATGAACGAAGAGTTTCTAGACTGTATAGGAAGTGAAGAAGACAGTTCAGAGGCTTCTGATCCTGTAGAG GAACACCACAAGGTCGACGAGACAAGAAATGCATCCTCAGAAGAAGATCTGCTGAGGAAACGTGACAG CTCAATTACAGAAGATTCATCTGATCGACTCAGATATGAGATGGATACTGAAAGCATAAATTCTGTGAACCAAGGCCCAACACATGCCATCAGGAGGGGTTCAGCTGGACCAGTGGGGACCATGATGCTCCTGAAGTCACATGAGCGACTCCATGCCCCATTTACCCAA GATCCACCTCTTATGACGGAAGACATGCACGAAGAGAGACTCCAGGCTGTTGAGGCGTTTGGTGATTCCCTT AACGTTCCTGGCCAGTTGGAGAAAGACATCTTATTATCTG ATATGTCAGCATTCAAAGCAGCAAACCCAGATGCTGTGTTTGAAGACTTTATCAGATGGCACTCACCTGGAGATTGGGAGAGCTCTGAGCCTGAAACCGCCGAAGAATCAGCAGGCTCCATCACTGAAGACTCAGAGGATAAATGGCCTCCTCATGGCCGCCTTTCCCAACGGATGTCTGATCAAGGCAATCTGTGGAGGAAAAGTTGGAACGATGCACCCGCTTTGCCAGCCGATGACCAAAAGCCCCTCCTAGACCCTAACCGAGAGGGAGAAAAG ATTCTTCATTACCTGGAAACAGTGCGCCCCCATCAGCTTCTTGAGCAAATGGTCTGCACAGCCTTCAGAGGATCAGCCGACACTCTTAACCTGACAAACTTCGGGGACATGAAACAAATGACCTCTAAATTGGAGCAACTCTACCTCATCATCAGATCTACTTTGGGAGTTCTACAAC GCAACAATGTTCCAGATAGAGAAGAGACGGTCAAAGATCTGAGACGTCTCTGCGTGGTCTTTGAACACGTCGAGAAACTGGTAACGGTCGCAGCGTCTCTTCACAGAAAGTTCCTTGAAGTACCACGCCTTGCTCAAGGTATATTCAGTGACTTCTACGGCACTTATGATCCAGTGATTATGGGAATAAACTCAAACGACGAAGAGAACAAAAACAGAACG GAGATGGAAGTAGGTAGTCAGGAAGTGAGTATGAGAGAGAGACAAGTGGTGTCGCATCTGTTCTCCCCGCCATCAGCGAACCAGTCGTGGAGAAAAGTGTTGAGCATGGGAAATCTTCTAAACGGACACGAACCAGTTCTCAGGGAGATCATTTTCTCCACCGGAGACGATGTTAACAACGGAATTCATTATGCGGCCGCTGCTGACGTGGCGGCCAGCGGTGACGGGAGAGGGGAAGAAATCGAGACACACCGAATGTACGTCTCTGGAACATCTAACGACCTCCGCGTTGCACTCTCTGTTACTTCCTGCGATTAA
- the LOC106333978 gene encoding F-box protein At2g05970-like: MTQNKKKVNWSELCPELVQCVFERLSFTNLKRGRSVCSSWRTALRGCVPKRNQIPWLILFPQNDNNNENNNTSCVLFVPEDRDKTYKTRDLGAYFVKSSCVATYGSWLLMLDALWNLYIINPLTGERIDLPTTDYAQYERPSDIKPQDLVACLWIDDISKDYLVACVMGYPVFTKKGNHSWRRISSRYGEGRYKQMVYEPTSQQLYVRRYYNYPVKVWSFSGDDPQQVSEDNYPPVEYAFWDFLSKDKELHLKEEEFYVKEYVDSRLYIAVSTVSGQVLKVVNVLQKFKRWRFLVYKMHPVELTWEVVDSLGDEALILDMGITVVAKDIPGIKRNSIYFSGLDNGSTNPDHIFVFDLTTHEIEPLPQCVFSSVRFSDARWFFPGLDA; the protein is encoded by the coding sequence ATGACTCAAAACAAGAAGAAAGTTAACTGGTCGGAGCTTTGTCCTGAGTTGGTTCAATGTGTTTTCGAACGATTGAGTTTCACAAATCTGAAACGAGGAAGATCAGTCTGTTCTTCGTGGCGCACTGCTTTGAGAGGTTGCGTCCCAAAACGTAATCAGATTCCATGGCTGATTCTCTTCCCGCAAAACGACAATAACAACGAAAACAACAACACCAGTTGCGTGTTGTTCGTTCCAGAAGACAGAGACAAAACCTACAAAACCAGAGATCTCGGTGCTTACTTTGTTAAGAGTAGCTGTGTTGCTACTTATGGAAGCTGGCTCCTGATGTTGGACGCTCTTTGGAATCTCTACATTATAAATCCTTTGACCGGTGAGAGGATTGATTTACCAACCACTGACTATGCTCAATACGAACGACCTTCTGATATAAAACCCCAAGACCTCGTAGCTTGTCTCTGGATAGACGACATAAGCAAAGATTACTTAGTTGCGTGTGTAATGGGTTACCCTGTCTTTACAAAGAAAGGGAACCACTCGTGGCGAAGGATCTCCTCTCGTTACGGGGAAGGGCGCTACAAACAAATGGTATACGAACCCACATCCCAACAGCTCTACGTTCGTCGTTACTACAATTATCCTGTTAAGGTCTGGTCTTTCTCGGGAGATGATCCACAACAAGTCTCTGAAGATAATTATCCTCCAGTTGAGTATGCCTTTTGGGATTTCCTCAGCAAAGACAAAGAGTTGCATCTGAAAGAAGAAGAGTTTTATGTGAAAGAGTATGTTGACAGCAGGCTATACATTGCAGTCAGTACAGTCTCTGGACAAGTTTTGAAGGTAGTTAATGTGTTGCAGAAGTTCAAAAGATGGCGCTTTCTCGTCTACAAAATGCACCCTGTTGAGCTTACTTGGGAAGTAGTCGACTCTCTGGGCGATGAGGCGCTGATCTTAGACATGGGTATCACTGTTGTAGCCAAAGACATTCCAGGGATCAAGAGGAACTCAATCTACTTTAGTGGTCTCGATAATGGCAGCACAAATCCTGACCATATATTTGTGTTTGATCTCACCACCCATGAGATTGAACCTTTGCCTCAATGTGTTTTCTCCTCTGTTCGTTTCTCTGATGCTCGATGGTTCTTCCCGGGTCTAGACGCGTAG
- the LOC106329747 gene encoding uncharacterized protein LOC106329747: MEHYQKCVAKGGWSKGIWFSEATPKFVFIVWLAMHNRLATGDRVLKWNPQAITTCWLCKVEDETRDHLFFYCLYSREVWKGVTGNMAGNGGCSWSQVTQVVVNGLQERVATFLLRYGFQAVIYGLWQERNVRRVGESSQPANCLTTLMDKLVRNRITSLRKKNDRKYERIMEVWMGRS; encoded by the coding sequence ATGGAACATTACCAGAAATGTGTCGCCAAAGGTGGGTGGAGCAAAGGGATCTGGTTCTCGGAGGCTACTCCCAAGTTTGTTTTCATAGTGTGGCTTGCTATGCATAATAGGCTTGCCACAGGAGACAGGGTGTTAAAATGGAATCCTCAAGCCATCACTACTTGCTGGCTTTGCAAGGTGGAGGATGAAACCAGAGATCATTTGTTTTTTTATTGTCTCTATTCAAGAGAAGTGTGGAAGGGGGTCACTGGTAATATGGCGGGTAATGGTGGTTGCAGTTGGAGTCAGGTGACTCAAGTGGTGGTAAATGGTTTGCAGGAGAGAGTTGCTACTTTCCTTTTGAGATATGGCTTTCAAGCAGTGATTTATGGCCTTTGGCAAGAGAGGAATGTTAGAAGAGTGGGAGAATCTTCTCAGCCAGCAAATTGTTTGACTACTCTGATGGATAAGCTGGTGAGGAATAGAATCACCTCCCTTCGGAAGAAGAATGACAGAAAATATGAGAGAATAATGGAAGTGTGGATGGGAAGGAGCTGA
- the LOC106329158 gene encoding rab3 GTPase-activating protein catalytic subunit-like isoform X2: MGTVFTRRFEADLIGSQVPMKLMHLEGLYELFVSKFVYSGVDFSIHNFKVHFMMRLKYQTFTSDEEDEESDMDEYMGDKADTEEHSGSESRNKVNWDDDCPWNEWYSAEDLLKGFELVATWADRTVENTLEMAELENDSPHEAEKWILRPILSPYLGEPSHGKRIGFASQLLCLVEALDASFIAQFMEDFVSVENQSSESLKTSVVIPPPTALDRVIKDLFHQGFKLPDFTKGEHRLSRALKAAPLESLFTQFCLHSLWFGNCNIRAIAFLWVEFVREVRWCWEESQPLPKMPIDGSIDLSTCLINQKLHLLAICIEKKCEMNEEFLDCIGSEEDSSEASDPVEEHHKVDETRNASSEEDLLRKRDSSITEDSSDRLRYEMDTESINSVNQGPTHAIRRGSAGPVGTMMLLKSHERLHAPFTQDPPLMTEDMHEERLQAVEAFGDSLNVPGQLEKDILLSDMSAFKAANPDAVFEDFIRWHSPGDWESSEPETAEESAGSITEDSEDKWPPHGRLSQRMSDQGNLWRKSWNDAPALPADDQKPLLDPNREGEKILHYLETVRPHQLLEQMVCTAFRGSADTLNLTNFGDMKQMTSKLEQLYLIIRSTLGVLQRNNVPDREETVKDLRRLCVVFEHVEKLVTVAASLHRKFLEVPRLAQGIFSDFYGTYDPVIMGINSNDEENKNRTEMEVGSQEVSMRERQVVSHLFSPPSANQSWRKVLSMGNLLNGHEPVLREIIFSTGDDVNNGIHYAAAADVAASGDGRGEEIETHRMYVSGTSNDLRVALSVTSCD; encoded by the exons ATGGGCACTGTTTTTACTAGAAGATTTGAAGCAGATCTTATTGGTAGTCAAGTCCCTATGAAACTCATGCACCTAGAAGGACTATATGAGTTGTTTGTTTCTAAATTT GTTTATTCTGGAGTGGACTTCTCGATCCATAATTTCAAAGTTCATTTTATGATGAGGCTAAAATACCAAACCTTCACATCTGACGAGGAGGATGAGGAAAGTGATATGGATGAATATATGGGTGACAAAGCTGACACTGAAGAACACAGTGGCTCTGAGTCTCGCAACAAGGTTAACTGGGACGATGATTGTCCTTGGAATGAGTGGTACTCTGCTGAAGATCTACTTAAAG GATTCGAATTGGTGGCCACATGGGCTGACAGGACTGTAGAAAACACACTTGAGATGGCTGAACTTGAAAATGATTCACCCCATGAAGCTGAGAAGTGGATTTTACGCCCAATCCTCTCACCATATCT GGGTGAGCCTTCTCATGGGAAACGAATTGGTTTTGCTTCCCAACTACTTTGCTTGGTTGAAGCATTAGATGCGTCCTTCATAGCTCAGTTTATGGAGGATTTCGTGTCAG TGGAAAATCAAAGCTCTGAAAGTTTGAAGACCTCAGTGGTCATACCTCCTCCAACAGCTCTTGATCGGGTGATTAAAGATCTCTTTCATCAGG GATTTAAACTCCCAGATTTTACTAAAGGCGAACACAGGCTTTCTCGAGCTCTTAAGGCTGCACCACTTGAATCCCTGTTTACACAGTTCTGTTTGCACTCACTGTGGTTCGGCAACTGCAATATCCGTG CCATTGCCTTTCTCTGGGTAGAGTTTGTCCGTGAAGTTCGTTGGTGTTGGGAAGAGTCACAGCCGCTGCCAAAAATGCCAATTGACGGTTCTATTGATTTGTCCACTTGTTTGATCAACCAGAAGTTGCACCTG CTTGCAATTTGCATTGAGAAAAAGTGTGAAATGAACGAAGAGTTTCTAGACTGTATAGGAAGTGAAGAAGACAGTTCAGAGGCTTCTGATCCTGTAGAG GAACACCACAAGGTCGACGAGACAAGAAATGCATCCTCAGAAGAAGATCTGCTGAGGAAACGTGACAG CTCAATTACAGAAGATTCATCTGATCGACTCAGATATGAGATGGATACTGAAAGCATAAATTCTGTGAACCAAGGCCCAACACATGCCATCAGGAGGGGTTCAGCTGGACCAGTGGGGACCATGATGCTCCTGAAGTCACATGAGCGACTCCATGCCCCATTTACCCAA GATCCACCTCTTATGACGGAAGACATGCACGAAGAGAGACTCCAGGCTGTTGAGGCGTTTGGTGATTCCCTT AACGTTCCTGGCCAGTTGGAGAAAGACATCTTATTATCTG ATATGTCAGCATTCAAAGCAGCAAACCCAGATGCTGTGTTTGAAGACTTTATCAGATGGCACTCACCTGGAGATTGGGAGAGCTCTGAGCCTGAAACCGCCGAAGAATCAGCAGGCTCCATCACTGAAGACTCAGAGGATAAATGGCCTCCTCATGGCCGCCTTTCCCAACGGATGTCTGATCAAGGCAATCTGTGGAGGAAAAGTTGGAACGATGCACCCGCTTTGCCAGCCGATGACCAAAAGCCCCTCCTAGACCCTAACCGAGAGGGAGAAAAG ATTCTTCATTACCTGGAAACAGTGCGCCCCCATCAGCTTCTTGAGCAAATGGTCTGCACAGCCTTCAGAGGATCAGCCGACACTCTTAACCTGACAAACTTCGGGGACATGAAACAAATGACCTCTAAATTGGAGCAACTCTACCTCATCATCAGATCTACTTTGGGAGTTCTACAAC GCAACAATGTTCCAGATAGAGAAGAGACGGTCAAAGATCTGAGACGTCTCTGCGTGGTCTTTGAACACGTCGAGAAACTGGTAACGGTCGCAGCGTCTCTTCACAGAAAGTTCCTTGAAGTACCACGCCTTGCTCAAGGTATATTCAGTGACTTCTACGGCACTTATGATCCAGTGATTATGGGAATAAACTCAAACGACGAAGAGAACAAAAACAGAACG GAGATGGAAGTAGGTAGTCAGGAAGTGAGTATGAGAGAGAGACAAGTGGTGTCGCATCTGTTCTCCCCGCCATCAGCGAACCAGTCGTGGAGAAAAGTGTTGAGCATGGGAAATCTTCTAAACGGACACGAACCAGTTCTCAGGGAGATCATTTTCTCCACCGGAGACGATGTTAACAACGGAATTCATTATGCGGCCGCTGCTGACGTGGCGGCCAGCGGTGACGGGAGAGGGGAAGAAATCGAGACACACCGAATGTACGTCTCTGGAACATCTAACGACCTCCGCGTTGCACTCTCTGTTACTTCCTGCGATTAA
- the LOC106331746 gene encoding uncharacterized protein At5g39865-like isoform X2, which translates to MWRPWRKSSVKIHNTFSPTASFKDIHHLCTTDDSSSFPSSPCASPSSSPNHVSRVFHRVCAANLILRSWPTRPSNNLLRADSEPIRRNPEPDPKQSKPEPDAIRISIPGAESSIVVYFTSLRVVRPTFEDCRAVTTILRTFPVRIDERDLSMDASYAAELERIFFGGKKDLPKLPRTPKLPRVFIGGRYVGGAEEVKQLHEIGELKKLVQELPRVEPCVCETCGGHRFVPCNACHGSHKVHTEKLGFSTCSACNENGLVRCSSCSFPHLTPDS; encoded by the exons ATGTGGCGGCCGTGGCGTAAATCGTCGGTTAAGATTCACAACACCTTCTCTCCCACCGCCTCCTTCAAAGACATCCACCACCTCTGCACCACCGACGATTCATCTTCCTTCCCTTCATCTCCTTGCGCTTCTCCCTCTTCCTCTCCTAACCACGTTTCTAGAGTCTTCCACCGAGTCTGCGCCGCGAATTTGATCCTCCGTTCCTGGCCGACTCGTCCGTCTAACAACCTCCTCCGCGCAGATTCCGAGCCTATACGTCGCAATCCCGAACCGGATCCGAAGCAATCGAAACCCGAACCGGATGCTATACGTATTTCAATCCCCGGCGCGGAGAGCAGCATCGTCGTCTACTTCACCAGCCTCCGCGTCGTTCGTCCCACGTTCGAGGACTGCCGAGCAGTCACGACGATCCTCCGCACCTTCCCCGTGCGAATCGACGAGCGAGATCTCTCAATGGACGCGTCTTACGCGGCGGAGCTGGAGCGGATCTTCTTCGGCGGGAAGAAAGATCTTCCGAAGCTGCCGCGC ACGCCGAAGCTGCCGCGAGTCTTTATCGGCGGCCGTTACGTCGGGGGAGCTGAGGAGGTGAAACAGCTTCACGAGATCGGAGAGCTGAAGAAGCTCGTGCAAGAGCTGCCGAGGGTTGAGCCATGCGTGTGCGAGACGTGCGGCGGTCACAGATTCGTACCGTGCAACGCCTGTCACGGTAGCCATAAGGTGCACACGGAGAAGCTAGGGTTTAGCACGTGCTCGGCCTGTAACGAGAACGGTCTCGTCAGGTGTTCGTCTTGTTCGTTTCCGCATCTCACGCCTGACTCCTAG